Proteins encoded together in one Chryseobacterium taklimakanense window:
- a CDS encoding uroporphyrinogen-III synthase: MAKIKSILVSQPSPAESSPYLEIAKKEKIRIDFRPFIHVEGVDAKELRTQKIDLSQYTGVIFTSKNAIDHYFRLAEEMRFAVPDAMRYICQSEAIANYLQKHIVYRKRKISFGEKNFADLLPLFKKYPNEKYLVPASDIMNSDIATVLDKANVDWTKAVMYRTVCSDLSDITIKDYDMLVFFSPQGIKSLHENFKDFKQGDTKIAVFGTTTQNAAEQSGLRVDVMAPTKETPSMTMAIEKFIRNGK, from the coding sequence ATGGCAAAAATTAAGTCTATTTTAGTTTCACAACCGTCTCCCGCGGAATCTTCACCTTATCTGGAAATCGCAAAAAAGGAAAAAATCAGGATTGATTTCAGGCCTTTCATTCATGTAGAAGGTGTTGATGCGAAAGAACTCAGAACTCAAAAGATTGATCTGTCGCAATATACCGGGGTGATCTTCACGAGTAAAAACGCCATCGACCACTACTTCAGGCTCGCTGAAGAAATGCGTTTTGCTGTCCCGGATGCCATGAGGTATATCTGCCAGTCTGAAGCAATTGCCAATTATTTGCAGAAGCATATAGTTTACAGAAAGAGAAAAATCAGTTTCGGAGAGAAAAACTTTGCTGATTTGCTGCCGCTTTTCAAGAAGTACCCGAACGAAAAATATCTCGTGCCGGCTTCTGATATCATGAATTCTGATATTGCTACTGTTCTCGACAAAGCCAATGTTGACTGGACCAAAGCAGTGATGTACCGAACCGTATGTTCCGATCTTTCTGATATCACAATCAAGGATTACGATATGCTGGTATTCTTCAGCCCGCAGGGAATCAAATCTTTGCACGAAAACTTTAAAGACTTCAAACAAGGAGACACCAAGATCGCAGTTTTCGGTACTACAACACAGAATGCTGCAGAACAGTCGGGACTGAGAGTGGATGTAATGGCTCCCACAAAAGAAACCCCATCCATGACGATGGCGATTGAGAAATTTATAAGAAACGGTAAGTAA
- a CDS encoding sensor histidine kinase: MNQRFIPIISILMSISVVIFVTLQIKWLKEYYGALDQDFSNKVSIALDQSVKKIEDIEYNQLINENYKNFGKTVLANNAQPSSTIIQQTEDSASKRTITYQKNIIERENLPISNTGDSLNRIKLWTDENLIKIQRDTTKREALTAALNSSINSGEFSLKEFVRVEGSNRPIEKRVSPQTIDSVVSNALKNNGITSGFGYGIFDKNNKLTTLTNEDYRKQQTNTKYDKVLFRDSKDNPLYTLSLVFPRKDVSLIKNNLPMLLGTFLSLLTILGIYITSINYMMQQKRIADVKTDFINNMSHEFKTPLATISVATDSLANDTIATNPEKVKYYSQLIKQENLRMKKQVENVLNMSKLERNEVQLFLKETNMRQLIRDISQSFQLIVNERNGSLIQEFDADRYIVKVDEFHISNMLVNLLDNANKYSPEAPEIKVKTKNEGHWYVIEISDKGMGMDAINKNKIFEKFFREETGNIHNVKGQGLGLSYVKKIIELHKGQIHVESVKGKGSTFTIKLPMS; encoded by the coding sequence ATGAATCAAAGATTTATTCCGATAATTTCAATACTGATGTCCATCTCTGTCGTGATTTTCGTCACGCTGCAGATCAAATGGCTGAAGGAATATTATGGCGCTTTGGATCAGGATTTTTCAAACAAAGTGAGCATCGCTCTTGACCAGTCGGTGAAAAAAATCGAGGACATCGAATACAACCAGCTTATCAATGAAAATTACAAGAATTTCGGGAAGACTGTTCTGGCCAACAATGCGCAGCCGAGTTCAACCATCATTCAGCAAACTGAAGATTCTGCGAGCAAAAGAACGATTACCTACCAGAAAAACATCATCGAAAGAGAAAACCTTCCCATTTCCAATACCGGCGACAGCCTGAACCGGATAAAACTGTGGACCGATGAAAACCTGATAAAAATCCAGCGCGACACCACGAAACGTGAAGCATTGACCGCAGCGCTCAATTCATCCATAAATTCCGGGGAATTCAGTCTGAAGGAATTTGTCCGCGTGGAAGGCAGCAACAGACCGATTGAAAAACGGGTTTCTCCGCAAACCATTGATTCTGTGGTGTCGAATGCATTGAAAAACAATGGGATTACGAGCGGTTTCGGCTACGGCATTTTTGATAAAAACAATAAACTTACCACGCTTACCAACGAAGATTACAGAAAACAGCAAACCAACACAAAGTATGACAAAGTCCTTTTCAGGGACAGCAAAGACAACCCGCTTTATACGCTGTCTTTGGTATTCCCGAGAAAAGATGTTTCGCTGATAAAAAACAATCTTCCGATGCTGCTGGGAACTTTCCTGTCACTGCTCACCATTCTTGGGATTTACATCACTTCCATCAACTATATGATGCAGCAGAAACGTATTGCGGATGTGAAGACCGATTTCATCAACAATATGTCGCATGAGTTCAAAACGCCTTTGGCAACAATTTCTGTAGCAACTGATTCTTTGGCAAATGACACAATAGCGACCAATCCGGAAAAAGTAAAATACTATTCGCAGCTGATAAAACAGGAGAACCTGCGGATGAAAAAACAGGTTGAAAACGTATTGAATATGTCGAAACTGGAGCGCAATGAAGTACAGCTTTTCCTGAAAGAAACCAATATGAGACAGCTCATTCGGGACATCAGCCAATCTTTCCAATTGATCGTCAATGAAAGAAATGGATCACTGATTCAGGAATTTGATGCGGACCGCTACATCGTGAAAGTGGATGAATTCCACATCTCGAATATGCTGGTAAACCTCTTGGACAACGCCAATAAATATTCGCCGGAAGCACCGGAGATAAAGGTGAAAACCAAAAACGAAGGCCACTGGTACGTGATCGAAATCTCCGATAAAGGGATGGGAATGGATGCCATCAATAAAAACAAAATCTTTGAAAAATTCTTCCGCGAAGAAACCGGAAATATCCATAACGTAAAAGGCCAGGGGCTCGGGCTGTCTTATGTAAAGAAAATCATCGAGCTTCACAAAGGACAAATCCACGTAGAATCAGTAAAGGGAAAAGGCTCTACGTTTACGATAAAACTACCGATGAGCTGA
- a CDS encoding DUF4271 domain-containing protein — translation MVRLAQQNDWVIFIILGAILVFIIVMQYLQRQSGLGAFFTQNFIDSGNIFPTWLIVSVVYAVLLATFISSYIPILPKFIEEFSFFGYSLNKFGFALLAVSVFYILKFFFTFFLYSSIGQDKKWGRLYFVSSKFYMAVSILLIIANMVNYYFNTDREKLFAISVLSAAMIFIFKNFFYAFNRNYILPNEWYYKFLYICTLQFAPVLALWKLLFY, via the coding sequence TTGGTAAGACTGGCACAACAAAATGATTGGGTAATATTCATAATACTGGGCGCGATACTGGTATTTATAATCGTGATGCAGTATCTGCAGAGGCAATCGGGACTTGGCGCGTTTTTCACTCAAAATTTTATTGATTCTGGAAACATTTTCCCAACCTGGCTGATTGTCTCAGTAGTCTACGCTGTTTTGCTGGCGACTTTTATCTCGTCCTATATCCCAATACTGCCAAAATTTATCGAAGAATTCAGTTTTTTTGGCTATTCGCTGAATAAATTTGGGTTTGCGCTGCTGGCGGTTTCGGTATTTTACATCCTCAAGTTTTTCTTTACGTTCTTTTTGTATTCCTCAATCGGGCAGGACAAAAAATGGGGTCGGCTGTATTTTGTGAGTTCGAAATTCTATATGGCGGTTTCTATCCTGCTGATTATCGCCAATATGGTGAATTATTACTTTAATACTGACCGCGAAAAGCTATTTGCTATTTCGGTACTTTCAGCTGCTATGATATTCATTTTCAAGAATTTCTTCTACGCGTTCAACCGCAACTACATCCTGCCAAACGAATGGTATTATAAATTTTTGTATATTTGCACGCTGCAATTTGCACCGGTTTTAGCGCTGTGGAAATTGCTTTTTTATTAA
- a CDS encoding S9 family peptidase: MQPPKAKKTDKILEIHGDRRVDSYFWMNERENPEVLKYLEEENAYCDFVMKDTQELQNELFEEMKARYKKDDESLPYFFNEYWYFVKYQDNNEYPIFSRKHLTLENPEEIILDVNILAEGKQFFEVGSVAVSPNNELATFSSDHVGRRIYNIQIKNVITGEILPDQIPNTTGKAVWANDNQHVFYIRKDKNLRAFQVYRHKIGTDSSEDVLVFDEKNEAFDVNIFKTKSLEYIFIASSSTISDEHRFIPAADVFAEWKVVKQRADGLEYSVEHFEDEFYIITNADGATNFKLVKTKVGNCGIENWEDVIPHRENILLEGFEIFKNYLVLEERNQGLLQIRIIETHSGESYYIPFSDPTYTAYIGLNLEFDTEKLRYGYTSMTRPSATLEFDMKEKTSKILKQQEVLGGKFFQENYISERIWAPARDGKKIPVSLVYHKNTVKSAETPLLLYGYGSYGHTVDASFSNVRLSLLDRGFIYAIAHIRGGEYLGRDWYEDGKMLHKKNTFFDFIDAAKYLFTENYTSPKHLYAMGGSAGGLLMGAVMNFEPELFNGIVAQVPFVDVVTTMLDDTIPLTTGEYDEWGNPNQKKYYDYMKSYSPYDNIEQKRYPNILITTGLHDSQVQYWEPAKWTAKLRDLKTDSNILIFKTDMSSGHGGASGRFESLKEDALEYAFLLKLERK; this comes from the coding sequence ATGCAGCCACCAAAAGCAAAAAAAACAGACAAAATCCTGGAAATACACGGCGACCGTCGCGTGGATTCTTATTTTTGGATGAATGAACGCGAAAATCCGGAAGTCCTGAAATATCTGGAAGAGGAAAATGCCTACTGCGACTTCGTGATGAAAGACACGCAGGAATTGCAGAACGAACTCTTTGAGGAAATGAAAGCCCGCTACAAGAAGGATGACGAGTCGCTTCCGTATTTTTTTAATGAATACTGGTATTTCGTAAAATATCAGGACAACAACGAATATCCCATTTTTTCCAGAAAACATCTAACGCTTGAAAACCCTGAAGAAATTATTCTTGATGTGAATATTTTAGCTGAAGGTAAACAGTTTTTTGAAGTAGGAAGCGTAGCTGTGAGCCCAAATAATGAGCTGGCAACTTTTTCTTCGGATCATGTAGGGAGGCGGATTTACAACATACAAATCAAAAATGTAATAACCGGCGAAATTCTTCCGGACCAAATCCCAAATACAACGGGAAAGGCAGTTTGGGCGAACGACAACCAGCATGTTTTCTATATCAGGAAGGATAAGAACCTGCGGGCTTTCCAAGTTTACCGCCATAAAATCGGAACCGATTCCAGTGAAGACGTTTTGGTTTTTGATGAAAAAAATGAAGCATTTGATGTCAATATTTTTAAAACAAAATCATTAGAATACATTTTTATTGCCAGCTCAAGCACCATTTCAGATGAGCACCGGTTTATTCCGGCGGCGGATGTTTTTGCAGAGTGGAAAGTGGTTAAGCAAAGAGCAGACGGTCTGGAATATTCCGTCGAACATTTTGAGGATGAATTCTATATCATAACCAATGCTGACGGGGCAACCAACTTTAAACTCGTAAAAACAAAAGTTGGGAACTGCGGCATCGAAAATTGGGAAGATGTCATTCCGCACCGCGAAAACATCCTGCTTGAAGGTTTTGAAATCTTTAAAAATTATCTGGTTCTGGAGGAAAGAAATCAAGGACTCCTTCAAATCAGGATTATTGAAACCCATTCCGGAGAATCGTATTATATTCCGTTTTCCGACCCCACCTATACAGCTTATATTGGGTTGAATCTGGAATTTGACACAGAAAAATTACGCTATGGTTATACCTCAATGACCCGGCCAAGCGCCACCCTGGAATTTGACATGAAGGAAAAAACATCCAAAATCTTAAAACAGCAGGAGGTTTTGGGCGGAAAATTTTTTCAGGAAAATTATATTTCAGAACGGATTTGGGCGCCAGCGCGCGACGGAAAAAAAATCCCGGTTTCTTTAGTTTACCATAAAAATACGGTGAAATCAGCGGAAACGCCATTGTTGTTATACGGCTACGGAAGTTACGGACATACCGTAGACGCGAGTTTCTCGAACGTAAGGCTTTCGCTTCTCGACCGTGGATTTATCTATGCGATTGCCCACATCCGCGGTGGAGAATATCTTGGCCGGGACTGGTACGAGGATGGTAAAATGCTGCATAAAAAGAATACTTTCTTTGATTTCATCGATGCTGCAAAATATTTATTTACAGAAAATTATACCTCACCAAAACACCTTTACGCGATGGGTGGAAGTGCCGGTGGCCTTTTGATGGGCGCTGTGATGAATTTCGAGCCGGAACTTTTCAACGGCATTGTGGCACAGGTTCCGTTTGTGGATGTGGTGACGACGATGTTGGACGACACGATCCCGCTCACAACCGGAGAATATGACGAATGGGGAAATCCGAATCAGAAGAAATATTACGATTATATGAAATCGTATTCACCATACGACAACATCGAACAAAAAAGATATCCCAATATACTAATCACCACAGGGTTACACGATTCGCAAGTGCAGTATTGGGAACCTGCTAAATGGACAGCGAAACTTCGCGACCTGAAAACCGACAGCAATATTTTGATCTTCAAAACAGATATGAGTTCCGGTCACGGTGGAGCGAGCGGGCGTTTCGAATCGCTGAAGGAAGATGCGCTGGAATATGCATTTTTATTAAAACTTGAAAGAAAATGA
- the rodA gene encoding rod shape-determining protein RodA, protein MKWAQGLDKTGIGLYILICLFAVANIYSVDEGLGKKQLIFFILSLFIGFIIFVTRSKFFENLSGIFYIGGVLLLIGLFPFGTEILGQKNWYKFGGFTMQPVEFAKIGTALMLSNYVAGPDFNLRYKKSLWTSLAIIGIPAIVVLAIPDVGSLLVFGAFVIALYREGLSGWFFGVIGILAAVFLISLAVNPLYVVFGILALAGILILLNYRRISWNVISIASIIGAVGVLCGLAMATPKILEKMPKHQRERIEVLYKGEKAFRDTSGYNLLYSKTAIGSGGFFGKGYKQGSVTQGKFVPEQETDYIFCTVGEEWGFFGSVLLVLAYAVYIGRIYFLAENQKTIFNRVFGYCFASILLIHFGINLGMVMGLFPTVGIPLPYFSYGGSSLLAFSIMTAIFFKLNYTDKNSLV, encoded by the coding sequence ATGAAGTGGGCGCAAGGATTAGATAAAACCGGAATCGGACTTTATATTCTGATTTGCCTTTTCGCTGTAGCCAATATCTACAGTGTGGATGAAGGTTTGGGCAAAAAACAGCTGATTTTCTTTATCCTGTCATTATTCATTGGTTTCATCATATTCGTTACGCGATCCAAGTTTTTCGAGAACCTGTCGGGTATCTTCTATATTGGCGGTGTCTTGCTTCTGATCGGGTTATTTCCCTTCGGAACTGAAATTCTGGGTCAGAAAAACTGGTATAAATTCGGCGGATTTACCATGCAACCGGTGGAGTTTGCAAAGATTGGAACAGCCTTGATGTTGTCCAACTACGTTGCCGGTCCGGATTTTAATCTCAGATATAAAAAATCATTGTGGACGTCGCTTGCGATTATCGGCATTCCCGCAATAGTGGTCCTAGCAATTCCGGATGTTGGTTCACTGTTGGTTTTCGGAGCTTTTGTGATAGCGCTTTACCGTGAAGGCTTGAGCGGATGGTTTTTCGGCGTAATAGGGATTTTAGCAGCGGTATTTCTTATTTCGCTGGCCGTGAATCCACTATATGTTGTTTTCGGAATTCTGGCTTTAGCCGGCATTTTGATTCTATTGAACTACCGCAGAATTTCCTGGAATGTAATTTCTATTGCTTCAATTATAGGCGCAGTTGGGGTTTTGTGCGGCTTAGCGATGGCTACCCCAAAAATTCTGGAAAAAATGCCTAAGCACCAACGGGAAAGAATTGAGGTTCTTTATAAAGGCGAAAAAGCATTCCGCGATACTTCAGGCTACAACCTTTTATATTCTAAGACGGCTATCGGATCCGGAGGTTTTTTTGGTAAAGGTTACAAACAGGGTTCCGTTACTCAGGGAAAGTTTGTGCCCGAACAGGAAACTGACTATATTTTCTGTACAGTAGGCGAGGAATGGGGCTTTTTTGGAAGCGTTTTACTTGTTTTGGCGTATGCCGTTTACATCGGCCGGATTTATTTTCTCGCTGAAAATCAGAAAACCATCTTCAACCGGGTCTTCGGTTACTGTTTTGCCTCAATTCTTTTAATTCACTTTGGAATTAATCTCGGGATGGTGATGGGGCTTTTCCCTACCGTAGGGATTCCGTTACCGTATTTCAGTTATGGCGGAAGTTCATTGCTTGCCTTTTCGATTATGACTGCGATTTTCTTTAAGCTTAATTATACTGATAAAAACAGTTTGGTATAA
- a CDS encoding response regulator transcription factor, with protein sequence MSNRILLVEDDQSFGAVLKDYLTINNFEVTLATDGEQGLKEFTENEFDICIFDVMMPKKDGFSLAEDVKKIDKNTPIIFLTARNMREDILKGYQIGADDYITKPFDTELLLYKIKAILQRSTTLENEEQEQFKISNIFFDSMLRQLRVGDNEYKLSPKENELLKLLCIHRNDFMPRDLALRKIWKKENYFTARSMDVYIAKLRKLLKDDEGLEIINVHGEGFRLLVKN encoded by the coding sequence ATGAGCAACAGAATCTTATTAGTAGAAGACGACCAGAGTTTTGGTGCGGTGCTTAAGGACTATTTAACCATCAATAACTTTGAAGTGACGCTGGCGACAGATGGCGAACAGGGTTTGAAAGAATTTACAGAAAATGAATTCGATATCTGCATCTTTGACGTGATGATGCCGAAAAAAGACGGTTTCAGCCTGGCTGAAGATGTGAAGAAAATCGATAAAAACACGCCGATTATTTTCCTTACCGCAAGAAATATGCGCGAAGATATCCTGAAAGGCTATCAGATTGGCGCCGACGACTATATCACAAAACCGTTTGATACGGAGCTGCTTCTTTACAAAATAAAGGCGATTCTTCAGCGCAGCACAACTCTTGAAAATGAAGAACAGGAACAGTTCAAAATCAGCAATATTTTCTTTGATTCCATGCTGAGACAGCTGCGTGTTGGCGACAATGAATACAAGCTTTCGCCAAAGGAAAATGAGCTGCTTAAGCTGCTTTGCATTCACAGAAACGACTTTATGCCGAGAGATTTAGCATTAAGAAAAATCTGGAAAAAGGAAAACTATTTCACCGCAAGAAGTATGGACGTTTACATCGCCAAACTTCGTAAACTCCTGAAAGACGACGAAGGGCTGGAAATCATCAACGTGCACGGCGAAGGTTTCAGGCTTTTGGTAAAGAATTAA
- a CDS encoding DUF4296 domain-containing protein has protein sequence MKKLIFLFVLILFSCKDSKPVNRPNNLIEKDKMAALIADFAISDQMGMMNPSGNLDTSARFILNKHAVTAKQFTESYEYYLSSPATVRDILEEAQDIIKSQDADAEKFIDKKLKEIGNTVPPSAR, from the coding sequence ATGAAAAAACTGATTTTTCTTTTTGTGCTGATTTTGTTTTCGTGCAAAGATTCAAAACCGGTCAACCGTCCTAATAACCTTATCGAAAAGGATAAAATGGCCGCGCTCATTGCCGATTTTGCAATCAGTGACCAAATGGGCATGATGAATCCCAGCGGAAATCTGGATACCAGCGCAAGATTTATTCTGAATAAGCACGCCGTTACTGCAAAACAGTTTACAGAAAGCTACGAATATTACCTTAGCTCACCCGCAACCGTAAGAGATATCTTGGAAGAAGCCCAGGACATCATAAAGTCCCAGGATGCGGATGCAGAGAAGTTTATTGATAAAAAATTGAAGGAAATTGGCAATACTGTGCCGCCTTCAGCACGATAA
- the tgt gene encoding tRNA guanosine(34) transglycosylase Tgt has translation MEKKFFEIEKTTESKARAGVITTDHGQVQTPIFMPVGTVASVKTVHQRELKEDIKAQIILGNTYHLYLRPKMDVMQEAGGLHKFMNWDLPILTDSGGYQVFSLSDTRKITEEGSKFKSHIDGSYHFISPEKSMEIQRQIGGDIFMAFDECTPYPCEYNQAKESMEMTHRWLKRCIKWCDENPEIYGHRQRLFPIVQGSTYSDLRKISAEFISEQNAEGNAIGGLSVGEPEDEMYRITNEVTDILPIEKPRYLMGVGTPWNILESIGLGVDMMDCVMPTRNARNGMLFTWQGVINIKNEKWKNDFSQLDEFGTSFVDREYSKAYVRHLFVSREYLAKQIASIHNLAFYLDLVRVAREHILAGDFYQWKDSVVPVLRHRL, from the coding sequence ATGGAAAAGAAGTTTTTTGAAATAGAAAAAACCACGGAAAGCAAAGCCAGAGCCGGCGTAATCACGACCGACCACGGGCAGGTTCAGACGCCGATTTTTATGCCGGTAGGAACCGTGGCGTCCGTAAAAACCGTGCATCAGCGTGAATTGAAGGAGGACATCAAGGCACAGATTATTCTTGGCAACACTTACCACCTTTACCTCCGTCCGAAAATGGATGTGATGCAGGAAGCCGGCGGGTTACATAAATTCATGAACTGGGATTTGCCGATTCTCACCGATTCCGGCGGTTACCAGGTTTTTTCGCTTTCAGATACCAGAAAAATCACCGAAGAAGGTTCGAAATTCAAATCGCATATCGACGGCAGTTATCATTTTATTTCTCCTGAAAAATCCATGGAAATACAAAGACAGATCGGGGGAGATATTTTTATGGCGTTCGATGAGTGTACGCCCTATCCATGCGAATACAACCAAGCTAAGGAATCGATGGAAATGACGCACCGCTGGCTTAAAAGATGTATCAAGTGGTGCGATGAAAATCCTGAAATTTACGGCCACAGGCAAAGGCTTTTCCCTATTGTGCAGGGTTCAACCTATTCGGATTTAAGAAAGATTTCTGCGGAATTTATTTCAGAACAGAATGCTGAAGGAAACGCGATCGGTGGACTTTCCGTGGGCGAACCGGAAGATGAAATGTACCGGATTACCAATGAAGTTACTGACATTTTGCCGATCGAAAAACCAAGATATCTGATGGGCGTCGGAACTCCGTGGAACATTCTGGAAAGCATTGGTTTGGGCGTAGATATGATGGATTGCGTGATGCCAACCAGAAATGCCAGAAACGGAATGCTCTTCACGTGGCAAGGCGTCATCAATATCAAAAATGAAAAATGGAAGAACGATTTTTCGCAGCTGGATGAGTTTGGGACGAGTTTTGTGGACAGGGAATATTCCAAAGCTTACGTACGGCACCTTTTCGTTTCCAGGGAATATCTTGCGAAACAAATCGCCTCAATCCATAATCTTGCGTTTTACCTGGACTTGGTGCGTGTAGCGAGAGAGCATATTTTGGCAGGAGATTTCTATCAGTGGAAAGATTCTGTGGTCCCTGTATTAAGACACAGGCTTTAA
- a CDS encoding four helix bundle protein, giving the protein MKNPTENPIRHKSFEFAVRIVNLYKMLTSERKEFVMSKQLLRSGTSIGANIEEAAAAFSKKEFIAKNQISYKESFETSFWLRLLNRTEYLNDKEFQSMFDDNEEIIKILTSILKTSKNNED; this is encoded by the coding sequence ATGAAAAACCCGACTGAAAATCCTATTAGACATAAGTCTTTTGAATTTGCTGTTAGAATTGTGAATTTATATAAAATGCTTACGTCAGAGAGAAAGGAATTTGTAATGTCTAAACAATTATTACGTTCGGGGACATCAATCGGAGCAAATATTGAAGAAGCGGCTGCAGCTTTCAGTAAAAAGGAATTTATTGCCAAAAATCAAATCTCATACAAAGAATCTTTCGAGACGTCTTTTTGGTTGAGGCTTTTAAACAGAACAGAATATTTAAACGACAAAGAATTTCAATCGATGTTTGATGACAATGAAGAGATTATTAAAATTCTTACATCAATTTTAAAAACCAGTAAAAACAATGAAGATTAA
- a CDS encoding polyprenol monophosphomannose synthase yields the protein MKKLVIIPTYNEKENIETIITAVFGLNDDFHILVVDDSSPDGTAEIVKKLQQKHPGFLHLTVRRVKDGLGKAYIHGFKWAIDKGYDYIFEMDADFSHNPNDLPKLYEACKNADMSVGSRYSQGVNVVNWPMGRVLLSYFASRYVRFVLGIPVYDTTAGFVCFKRETLQKIGLDKIKLKGYGFQVEMKYRVFQKGMKIVEVPIIFTNRLLGESKMNGGIIGEAIFGILKLRWKSLIGKL from the coding sequence ATGAAGAAACTCGTCATCATCCCTACTTACAACGAGAAAGAAAATATAGAAACCATCATCACTGCTGTTTTTGGGCTGAATGATGATTTCCATATTTTGGTCGTTGACGATTCCTCACCCGACGGAACCGCGGAAATTGTAAAAAAATTGCAGCAGAAACATCCCGGTTTTCTTCATCTAACTGTTAGAAGAGTAAAGGACGGCCTCGGGAAAGCCTACATCCACGGATTTAAATGGGCCATTGACAAAGGTTACGACTACATTTTCGAAATGGATGCAGATTTTTCGCACAATCCGAATGATTTGCCCAAACTTTATGAAGCCTGTAAAAACGCTGATATGTCGGTGGGTTCCCGGTATTCACAGGGTGTAAATGTGGTGAACTGGCCCATGGGGAGGGTTTTGCTTTCTTATTTTGCTTCGAGATATGTGCGTTTCGTGCTGGGAATTCCGGTTTACGATACCACTGCCGGTTTTGTTTGTTTTAAAAGGGAAACGCTGCAAAAAATAGGATTGGACAAAATAAAACTGAAAGGTTACGGTTTTCAGGTTGAAATGAAATACCGCGTTTTCCAGAAAGGAATGAAAATCGTGGAAGTGCCGATCATTTTCACCAACAGGTTATTGGGTGAAAGCAAGATGAATGGCGGAATTATCGGAGAAGCCATCTTCGGAATCCTGAAGCTCCGCTGGAAATCATTAATCGGAAAATTATGA